One genomic window of Bradyrhizobium sp. CCGE-LA001 includes the following:
- a CDS encoding invasion associated locus B family protein encodes MLMQSRLAALAAAVLLSTGVAFAQQGAKKNAAPAAPAAQPAAAPTQAPADGTPGQPGWIVRCTSPSREAPLECAMEQNAVLTKTGQTVILINIRIAPDTRTPIALLQLPLGLNLPIGAKLQVDEGKTFDLQIQTCENRGCYASTPVAPDLLAALRSGKQLRVSFQNMAKETIAIPMPLNDFAAAYDKIK; translated from the coding sequence ATGCTCATGCAATCCAGACTTGCCGCCCTCGCCGCCGCCGTCCTGTTGTCGACCGGCGTCGCGTTTGCCCAGCAGGGCGCCAAGAAGAACGCCGCTCCTGCTGCACCGGCCGCGCAGCCCGCGGCTGCCCCGACGCAAGCGCCGGCGGACGGCACACCGGGACAGCCCGGCTGGATCGTGCGCTGTACCAGCCCGAGCCGCGAGGCGCCGCTCGAATGCGCGATGGAGCAGAACGCGGTGCTGACCAAGACCGGCCAGACCGTCATCCTGATCAACATCCGCATCGCGCCCGACACACGCACGCCGATCGCGCTGCTTCAGTTGCCGCTCGGCCTCAACCTGCCCATCGGCGCCAAGCTCCAGGTCGACGAGGGCAAGACGTTCGATCTCCAGATCCAGACCTGCGAGAACCGAGGCTGCTACGCCTCCACACCGGTCGCGCCCGACCTGCTCGCCGCCCTGCGGTCGGGCAAGCAGCTCAGGGTCTCCTTTCAGAATATGGCCAAGGAGACGATCGCGATCCCGATGCCGCTGAACGATTTCGCGGCGGCCTACGACAAGATCAAGTAA
- a CDS encoding DUF1428 domain-containing protein → MPYIDGFVLAVPKDNIKAYKAMATTACAIWMEHGALDYVECIGDDVPYGELTSFPRAVIAKEDEVVIFAWIVYRDRESRDAINKKVMEDPRLKMDGMPFDGKRMIYGGFTTLLRASEIVT, encoded by the coding sequence ATGCCCTATATCGATGGTTTCGTGCTCGCCGTGCCCAAGGACAACATCAAAGCCTACAAGGCTATGGCGACGACAGCCTGCGCGATCTGGATGGAGCACGGCGCGCTCGACTATGTCGAATGCATAGGTGACGACGTTCCCTATGGCGAACTCACCTCGTTCCCACGCGCGGTGATTGCGAAGGAAGACGAGGTCGTCATCTTCGCCTGGATCGTCTATCGTGATCGGGAGAGCCGCGACGCCATCAACAAGAAGGTGATGGAGGACCCGCGGCTGAAGATGGACGGCATGCCGTTCGACGGCAAGCGCATGATCTACGGCGGCTTCACGACGCTGCTCCGGGCGAGCGAAATCGTGACCTGA
- a CDS encoding multidrug efflux RND transporter permease subunit, with the protein MIGGGISAPFIRYPIGTSLLMAGILFVGLVAYPLLPVAPLPQVDFPTIQITANLPGGSPETMASSVAQPLERQFAQIPGIAQMTSTSYLGTASITIQFDLNRSIDGAANDVQGAINAASGQLPKNLPSPPTYRKVNPADAPILLLSATSDTLPLTSVSDAVDAQLAQQISQLSGVAQVFIGGQQKPSIRIQIDPAKLVAKGLSMEDVRSQIAITTVDSPKGNIDGPKRAYTIYANDQLTDAKDWNDVIIAYRNGGPLRIRDIGQAVRAAEDAKQAAWANGKRGVFLVIFKQPGANVIETVDRIKATLPRLVAAIPPAIKIELISDRTATIRAAVEDVQFTLLLTIALVVMVIFIFLRSFWATVIPTVTVPLALLGACALMWPVGYSLDNLSLMALTIAVGFVVDDAIVMLENITRYIEEGYSPMEAAFKGSKEIGFTIVSISISLVAVLIPLLLMGGIIGRLFREFAVVLAMTIFVSMFVSLTLTPMMASRFLRAHGEVTHGKFYQWSERAFDGLLRGYEYVLDHALAWRRTTLAIFFATLGLSIYLFVLIPKGFFPQQDVGLITATSEASQDISFKEMVRRQEQLGKIILADPDVASVAMSIGGSGRAGNNGNLYITLKPREQRDASAQQIIARLRPQFDKVEGARLYMQAAQDVRLGGRPTRTQFEFTLQDANLDELNEWAPKILAKMQTLPQLRDVATDQQTQGTTVQLKINRDTASRYGIQPQLIDDTLYDSFGQRQVTQYFTQLNTYKVILEVLPELQGDLETLNKLYLKSPLTGEQVPLSTFATWSTDPVRPLSISHQGQFPSITISFNLAQGIALGQATEAVQRAMAELGTPPTLNSSFQGTAQAFQQSLGTVPLLILAALVVVYLILGILYESYIHPLTILSTLPSAGVGALAILMAAGFDFSLIALIGIILLIGIVKKNGIMMVDFAIAAERDEHKTPEESIRQAALLRFRPIMMTTMAALLGGVPLMLGHGTGAEIRQPLGYAMVGGLIVSQALTLFTTPVVYLYLDKLNNWFSTWGRSGDGEGDETPAHGTVKEAAE; encoded by the coding sequence ATGATCGGCGGCGGGATTTCGGCACCTTTCATCCGTTATCCCATCGGCACCTCGCTGCTGATGGCCGGCATTCTGTTCGTCGGCCTCGTCGCCTACCCTCTGCTGCCGGTCGCGCCGCTGCCGCAGGTGGACTTCCCGACCATCCAGATCACCGCCAATTTGCCGGGCGGCAGCCCCGAGACGATGGCCTCGTCGGTGGCACAGCCGCTCGAGCGGCAATTCGCCCAGATTCCAGGCATCGCACAGATGACCTCGACGAGCTATCTGGGCACGGCGTCGATCACCATCCAGTTCGACCTCAATCGCAGCATCGACGGCGCCGCCAACGACGTCCAGGGCGCCATCAACGCGGCCAGCGGCCAATTGCCGAAGAACCTGCCCTCGCCGCCGACCTATCGCAAGGTCAACCCGGCGGACGCCCCGATCCTGCTGCTGTCGGCAACGTCCGACACGCTGCCCTTGACCAGCGTCAGCGACGCCGTCGACGCCCAGCTCGCCCAGCAGATCAGCCAGCTCTCCGGCGTCGCGCAAGTGTTCATCGGCGGCCAGCAGAAACCGTCGATCCGCATTCAGATCGACCCGGCGAAACTCGTCGCCAAAGGCCTCTCGATGGAGGACGTGCGCAGCCAGATCGCCATCACCACGGTCGATAGCCCCAAGGGCAATATCGACGGCCCCAAACGCGCGTACACGATTTACGCCAACGATCAGCTCACCGACGCCAAGGACTGGAACGACGTCATCATCGCCTATCGCAATGGCGGCCCGCTCCGAATCCGCGACATTGGCCAGGCGGTCAGAGCCGCCGAAGACGCCAAGCAGGCGGCCTGGGCCAATGGCAAGCGCGGCGTATTCCTTGTCATCTTCAAGCAGCCCGGCGCAAACGTCATCGAGACGGTCGACCGCATCAAGGCCACCCTGCCCCGGCTGGTGGCCGCCATTCCGCCCGCCATCAAAATCGAGCTGATCAGCGACCGCACCGCGACGATCCGCGCCGCGGTCGAAGACGTCCAGTTCACGCTGCTGTTGACCATCGCCCTCGTGGTCATGGTCATCTTCATCTTCCTGCGTAGCTTCTGGGCCACCGTCATTCCCACCGTGACGGTGCCATTGGCGCTATTGGGCGCGTGCGCCCTGATGTGGCCGGTCGGCTATTCGCTCGACAATTTGTCGCTGATGGCACTCACCATCGCAGTCGGTTTCGTCGTCGACGACGCCATCGTGATGCTCGAGAACATCACCCGCTACATCGAAGAAGGCTACTCGCCGATGGAGGCCGCCTTCAAGGGCTCCAAGGAAATCGGCTTCACCATCGTCTCGATCAGCATCTCGCTGGTCGCGGTGCTGATCCCCCTTTTGCTGATGGGCGGTATCATCGGGCGCCTGTTCCGCGAGTTCGCCGTGGTGCTGGCGATGACCATCTTCGTCTCGATGTTCGTGTCGCTGACGCTGACGCCGATGATGGCTTCGCGCTTCCTGCGCGCTCACGGCGAAGTCACCCACGGCAAGTTCTACCAATGGAGCGAGCGCGCCTTCGACGGCTTGCTGCGCGGCTATGAGTATGTTCTGGACCACGCCCTCGCCTGGCGCCGCACCACGCTGGCAATCTTCTTCGCGACGCTCGGATTGTCGATCTACCTGTTCGTTTTGATCCCAAAGGGCTTCTTCCCGCAGCAAGACGTCGGCCTGATCACGGCGACTTCCGAAGCCTCGCAGGACATTTCGTTCAAGGAGATGGTCAGACGCCAGGAGCAGCTTGGCAAAATCATCCTGGCCGATCCCGACGTCGCCAGTGTTGCCATGTCGATCGGCGGCAGCGGCCGCGCCGGCAACAACGGCAATCTGTACATCACGCTGAAGCCCCGCGAACAGCGCGACGCCTCGGCGCAGCAGATCATCGCACGGCTGCGCCCGCAATTCGACAAGGTCGAGGGCGCCCGCCTCTACATGCAGGCGGCCCAGGACGTCCGGCTCGGCGGCCGCCCGACCCGCACCCAGTTCGAGTTCACGCTGCAGGACGCCAATCTCGACGAGCTCAACGAATGGGCGCCGAAGATCCTCGCCAAGATGCAAACGCTGCCGCAGCTGCGTGACGTAGCGACCGACCAGCAGACGCAGGGCACCACCGTCCAGCTCAAGATCAACCGCGACACTGCCTCGCGCTACGGCATCCAGCCGCAGTTAATCGATGACACGCTGTACGACTCCTTCGGACAGCGGCAGGTGACGCAGTATTTCACGCAGCTCAACACCTACAAGGTCATCCTGGAAGTCCTGCCAGAATTGCAGGGCGATCTCGAAACCTTGAACAAGCTCTATCTGAAATCGCCCCTGACCGGCGAGCAGGTGCCGCTGTCGACCTTCGCGACCTGGAGCACCGATCCGGTCCGTCCGCTGTCGATCAGCCATCAGGGCCAGTTCCCGTCGATCACGATCAGCTTCAACCTGGCTCAAGGCATCGCGCTCGGCCAGGCGACCGAAGCCGTGCAGCGGGCGATGGCCGAGCTCGGCACGCCGCCGACGCTCAATTCCAGCTTTCAGGGCACCGCGCAGGCGTTCCAGCAATCGCTCGGCACCGTGCCGCTGTTGATCCTGGCGGCTCTCGTCGTGGTCTATCTGATCCTTGGCATCCTCTACGAGAGCTACATCCATCCGCTCACGATCCTGTCGACTCTGCCCTCGGCCGGCGTCGGCGCGCTCGCGATCCTCATGGCGGCGGGCTTCGATTTCAGCCTCATTGCATTGATCGGAATCATTCTGCTGATCGGCATCGTGAAGAAGAACGGCATCATGATGGTCGACTTCGCGATCGCGGCCGAGCGCGACGAGCACAAGACGCCGGAAGAATCGATCCGCCAGGCGGCGCTGCTGCGCTTCCGGCCGATCATGATGACGACGATGGCCGCGCTGCTGGGCGGCGTGCCGCTGATGCTCGGTCACGGCACCGGCGCGGAGATCCGCCAGCCGCTCGGCTACGCCATGGTCGGCGGCCTGATCGTCAGCCAGGCGCTGACGCTGTTCACGACGCCGGTCGTCTATCTCTATCTCGACAAGCTCAACAACTGGTTCTCGACCTGGGGCCGCTCGGGTGACGGCGAAGGCGACGAGACGCCCGCGCACGGCACGGTCAAGGAAGCCGCCGAGTAA
- a CDS encoding efflux RND transporter periplasmic adaptor subunit — MKKSRPILWILIIAAVASAGYYGWEKFRSAGTTRTAQKAPPRPSAIPVSVAPVQKTDFPVYLTGLGTVQGFNTVQVRSRVDGQITRLEFKEGQIVQQGELLVSIDPRPYQAALDQAKAKKAQDEANLANANLELQRAMKLGEFSTAQRVDTQRSTVAQLTAQIAGDEAAIVNAQTQLDYTQIKAPITGVAGLRQVDVGNIVNASTQTGIVTISQVEPISVIFTAPEDQLPYISEGQKAGALKVIAFTTDGKKTLAEGKLAVINNQVDTTSGTIRLKAVFENKDHALWPGQSVSTRLLVRTLKDATVVPDDAVQHSTNGLYAYTVNQDNKAELHKIKVRYAIDGRSVVDEGLTPGQQVITGGQFKVQPGSVVSTAVASSDPAQKKVRQE; from the coding sequence TTACTATGGGTGGGAGAAATTCCGCTCGGCCGGAACGACCCGGACAGCACAGAAGGCGCCGCCTCGCCCGTCCGCCATTCCCGTCAGCGTTGCGCCGGTCCAGAAGACCGATTTTCCGGTCTACCTGACCGGTCTCGGCACGGTTCAGGGCTTCAATACCGTCCAGGTCCGCAGCCGGGTGGATGGGCAGATCACCAGGCTTGAGTTTAAAGAGGGCCAGATCGTCCAGCAGGGCGAGCTGCTGGTCTCGATTGATCCCCGCCCCTATCAGGCCGCGCTCGACCAGGCCAAGGCCAAGAAGGCGCAGGACGAGGCGAACCTCGCCAACGCCAATCTCGAGCTCCAGCGCGCCATGAAGCTTGGCGAATTCTCCACCGCACAGCGGGTCGACACCCAGCGCTCCACCGTCGCTCAGCTCACCGCCCAGATCGCCGGCGACGAAGCCGCGATCGTCAACGCCCAGACCCAGCTCGACTACACGCAGATCAAGGCGCCGATCACGGGCGTCGCTGGGCTCCGCCAAGTGGACGTCGGCAACATCGTCAACGCCTCGACGCAGACGGGCATCGTCACGATCTCACAGGTCGAGCCGATCTCAGTGATCTTCACGGCGCCAGAGGACCAGCTCCCCTATATCAGCGAAGGCCAGAAGGCCGGCGCGCTCAAGGTCATCGCCTTCACGACGGACGGCAAGAAGACGCTGGCCGAGGGCAAGCTCGCCGTCATCAACAACCAGGTCGACACCACCAGCGGGACGATCCGGCTCAAAGCGGTGTTCGAGAACAAGGACCACGCGCTGTGGCCGGGGCAGTCCGTTTCGACGCGGCTTCTGGTGCGGACGCTGAAGGATGCCACGGTGGTTCCCGATGATGCGGTCCAGCATTCGACGAATGGTCTTTACGCTTATACCGTCAATCAGGACAACAAGGCCGAGCTGCACAAGATCAAGGTCCGTTATGCCATCGATGGACGTTCCGTCGTCGATGAAGGCCTGACCCCCGGGCAGCAGGTCATCACCGGCGGTCAGTTCAAGGTCCAGCCCGGAAGCGTCGTCTCGACAGCGGTGGCGAGTTCGGATCCGGCCCAGAAAAAGGTTCGACAGGAATGA